The following proteins come from a genomic window of Pseudomonas syringae:
- a CDS encoding TolC family protein, protein MRVGAFFLLLLPFAAPGVAAAQGISLPQALEAAFAHNPELAAAQWEIGVAEGDRQQAGLIPNPTVSWEVEDTRRNTSTTTVMLSQALELGGKRGARIEAAGKGQDAARLELERRGNELRAEVVQAFYAAARAQAGLELARQSRALAERGLRVAEGRVQAGKVSPVEATRAQVQLAETDLLVRRAETLKINSNRELARATGSPTASFERLDYTDLSPGKLPPTAKMLTALSQSAELRLAQTQIEQREAALGSERAKRIPDLTVSVGSQYSREERERVNVVGLSMPLPLFDRNQGNVLAASRRADQSRDLRNAVELKLRTQTQSALDQWSTAAQEVESFNQVILPAAQRAVDTATRGFEMGKFGFLEVLDAQRTLISARSQYLESLATATEARVAIERIHGDLNRFSFNP, encoded by the coding sequence ATGAGAGTCGGCGCGTTTTTTCTGTTGTTGTTGCCGTTTGCTGCGCCCGGCGTTGCAGCGGCTCAAGGCATCAGCCTGCCTCAGGCACTGGAAGCCGCTTTTGCCCACAACCCGGAGCTGGCCGCAGCCCAATGGGAGATCGGTGTCGCCGAAGGCGATCGACAGCAGGCGGGACTAATCCCCAACCCGACCGTGTCGTGGGAAGTCGAGGACACGCGACGCAACACCAGCACCACCACCGTGATGCTCAGCCAGGCGCTGGAGCTGGGTGGCAAACGCGGCGCGCGTATCGAAGCGGCCGGCAAGGGGCAGGATGCGGCTCGACTGGAACTTGAACGGCGCGGCAATGAACTGCGCGCCGAAGTGGTTCAGGCCTTCTATGCCGCAGCGCGTGCGCAGGCCGGTCTGGAACTGGCACGGCAATCCCGGGCGCTTGCCGAACGCGGCCTGAGGGTCGCCGAAGGTCGCGTGCAAGCGGGCAAAGTTTCGCCGGTCGAGGCCACCCGCGCACAGGTGCAGCTGGCAGAAACCGACTTGCTGGTGCGCCGCGCCGAAACCCTGAAAATCAACAGCAACCGTGAACTGGCGCGCGCCACCGGCTCGCCGACCGCGTCTTTCGAACGTCTGGATTACACCGATCTGTCTCCCGGCAAATTGCCGCCGACCGCAAAGATGCTGACCGCCCTCAGCCAGTCTGCCGAACTGCGCCTCGCCCAGACCCAGATCGAGCAGCGCGAAGCCGCACTCGGATCGGAACGCGCCAAGCGTATTCCGGACCTGACCGTCAGCGTCGGCAGCCAGTACAGCCGCGAAGAGCGCGAACGCGTCAACGTGGTCGGGCTGTCGATGCCGCTCCCGCTGTTTGACCGAAATCAGGGCAACGTGCTCGCCGCCTCACGCCGGGCCGACCAGTCCCGCGACCTGCGCAATGCCGTCGAACTGAAACTGCGCACCCAGACACAGTCGGCCCTCGATCAGTGGAGCACCGCTGCGCAGGAAGTCGAGTCGTTCAATCAAGTCATTCTGCCCGCCGCGCAACGTGCCGTCGACACGGCGACCCGTGGTTTCGAAATGGGCAAGTTCGGCTTCCTCGAAGTTCTGGACGCACAGCGAACGCTGATTTCGGCGCGCAGCCAATACCTGGAATCACTGGCGACAGCGACCGAAGCGAGAGTCGCCATCGAACGAATTCACGGTGATCTCAACCGGTTCAGCTTCAACCCCTGA
- a CDS encoding CusA/CzcA family heavy metal efflux RND transporter — protein MFERLIQFAIEQRIVVMLAVLLMAGLGIASYQKLPIDAVPDITNVQVQINTSAPGFSPLETEQRITFAIETNMAGLPGLQQTRSLSRSGLSQVTVIFEDGTDLFFARQLVGERLQIAKDQLPEGVDAMMGPISTGLGEIFLWTVEARDGALKEDGTPYTSTDLRVIQDWIIKPQLRNVPGVAEINTIGGFAKQYQIAPDPKKLAAYKLTLNDLVAALERNNANVGAGYIERGGEQLLIRAPGQLGTVDDIANIVIANVQGTPIRISSVAEVGIGKEMRSGAATENGREVVLGTVFMLIGENSRTVSQAVAAKLADINRTLPEGVEAVTVYDRTTLVEKAIATVKKNLIEGAILVIVILFLFLGNIRAALITAMVIPLAMLFTFTGMFTNKVSANLMSLGALDFGIIVDGAVVIVENAIRRLAHAQKKYGRMLTRSERFHEVFAAAREARRPLIFGQLIIMVVYLPIFALTGVEGKMFHPMAFTVVIALLGAMILSVTFVPAAIAMFVTGKVKEEEGLVMRTARQRYAPILSWVLGHRAIAFSMAFVVIVLSGFTASRMGSEFIPSLSEGDFALQALRVPGTSLTQSVDMQQRLEKAIIEKVPEVQRVFARTGTAEIAADPMPPNISDSYVMLKPQSEWPDPDKSREALIADLQKAAATVPGSNYELSQPIQLRFNELVSGVRSDVAVKVFGDDMNVLNQTAAKIAATLQKVPGASEVKVEQTTGLPVLTINIDRDKAARYGLNVADVQDAIAIALGGRQAGTLYEGDRRFDMVVRLSEQLRTDVDGLSSLLIPVPASASNQQISFISLSQVASLDLVLGPNQISRENGKRVVIVSANVRGRDLGSFVEEAGTTIENGVQIPAGYWTSWGGQFEQLQSAAKRLQIVVPVALLLVLALLFMMFNNLKDGLLVFTGIPFALTGGVMALWLRDIPLSISAGVGFIALSGVAVLNGLVMIAFIRSLREEGRSLHDAINEGAITRLRPVLMTALVASLGFIPMALATGTGAEVQRPLATVVIGGILSSTALTLLVLPALYQWAHRREEEEE, from the coding sequence ATGTTTGAACGGTTGATTCAATTCGCGATTGAACAGCGCATCGTCGTGATGCTCGCTGTGTTGCTCATGGCTGGGCTGGGCATCGCCAGTTACCAGAAACTGCCCATCGATGCCGTACCCGACATCACCAACGTACAGGTGCAGATCAATACGTCTGCGCCCGGTTTCTCGCCGCTGGAGACCGAGCAGCGCATCACCTTCGCCATCGAAACCAACATGGCGGGCCTGCCCGGCCTGCAACAGACGCGTTCGCTGTCGCGTTCGGGCCTGTCCCAGGTCACGGTAATTTTCGAAGACGGCACTGACCTGTTCTTTGCACGCCAACTGGTCGGCGAGCGCCTGCAGATCGCCAAGGACCAATTGCCCGAAGGCGTCGACGCGATGATGGGGCCGATTTCCACCGGCCTCGGCGAAATATTCCTGTGGACGGTCGAAGCCCGGGATGGCGCGCTGAAAGAGGACGGCACGCCGTACACGTCGACTGACCTGCGGGTGATTCAGGACTGGATCATCAAGCCACAGTTGCGCAACGTGCCGGGCGTGGCCGAGATCAACACCATCGGCGGGTTTGCCAAGCAGTATCAGATCGCCCCCGATCCGAAAAAACTGGCCGCCTACAAGCTGACGCTGAACGATCTGGTGGCGGCGCTGGAGCGCAACAACGCCAACGTCGGCGCAGGCTACATAGAACGCGGCGGCGAGCAGTTGCTGATCCGCGCACCGGGCCAGCTTGGTACGGTGGACGATATCGCCAACATCGTCATCGCCAATGTGCAGGGCACACCGATCAGGATCAGCAGCGTGGCCGAGGTCGGCATCGGCAAGGAAATGCGTTCCGGCGCAGCCACCGAAAATGGCCGTGAAGTGGTGCTCGGCACCGTGTTCATGCTGATAGGCGAGAACAGCCGCACCGTCTCGCAAGCCGTCGCAGCGAAACTCGCCGACATCAATCGCACGCTACCCGAAGGTGTCGAAGCGGTAACGGTTTACGACCGCACCACGCTGGTCGAAAAAGCCATCGCGACGGTCAAGAAGAACCTGATCGAAGGCGCGATTCTGGTTATCGTGATTCTGTTTCTGTTCCTGGGCAATATCCGCGCGGCGCTGATCACCGCCATGGTGATTCCGCTGGCCATGCTGTTCACCTTCACCGGCATGTTCACCAACAAGGTCAGCGCCAACCTGATGAGCCTGGGCGCGCTGGACTTCGGCATCATCGTCGACGGCGCGGTGGTGATCGTCGAAAACGCCATTCGCAGGCTGGCGCATGCCCAGAAAAAATACGGCCGCATGCTGACTCGCTCCGAGCGTTTCCACGAGGTATTCGCCGCCGCCAGAGAAGCACGTCGACCGCTGATTTTCGGTCAGTTGATCATCATGGTCGTGTACCTGCCGATCTTCGCCCTCACCGGCGTGGAAGGCAAAATGTTCCACCCGATGGCTTTCACCGTGGTGATCGCCCTGCTCGGCGCGATGATCCTTTCGGTGACCTTCGTACCCGCCGCCATCGCCATGTTCGTCACCGGCAAGGTCAAGGAAGAAGAAGGCTTGGTGATGCGCACCGCCCGCCAGCGCTACGCACCGATACTGAGCTGGGTACTGGGGCATCGTGCCATTGCCTTCAGCATGGCGTTCGTTGTAATCGTGTTGTCCGGGTTCACCGCCAGCCGCATGGGCAGCGAGTTCATTCCGAGCCTGAGCGAAGGCGACTTTGCCTTGCAGGCGCTGCGGGTGCCTGGCACCAGCCTGACCCAGTCGGTGGACATGCAACAGCGTCTGGAAAAAGCCATCATCGAAAAAGTGCCGGAAGTGCAGCGTGTGTTCGCTCGTACCGGGACCGCCGAAATCGCCGCCGACCCGATGCCGCCCAACATCTCCGACAGCTACGTGATGCTCAAGCCGCAAAGCGAGTGGCCTGATCCGGACAAATCCCGAGAAGCCTTGATCGCCGACCTGCAAAAGGCCGCCGCTACGGTGCCGGGCAGCAACTACGAACTGTCTCAGCCGATCCAGTTGCGCTTCAACGAACTGGTTTCGGGAGTGCGCAGCGATGTGGCGGTGAAGGTATTCGGCGACGACATGAACGTCCTGAATCAGACTGCAGCAAAAATCGCCGCCACGCTTCAGAAGGTGCCGGGTGCATCAGAAGTGAAAGTCGAGCAGACCACCGGCCTGCCGGTGCTGACCATCAATATCGATCGCGACAAGGCCGCGCGTTACGGCCTCAATGTCGCCGACGTGCAGGACGCCATCGCCATTGCGCTGGGCGGGCGTCAGGCGGGCACGCTGTATGAAGGGGATCGCCGTTTCGACATGGTGGTGCGCCTGTCCGAGCAACTGCGCACTGACGTGGACGGGCTTTCCAGCCTGCTCATTCCGGTACCCGCGAGCGCCAGCAACCAGCAGATCAGCTTCATCTCGCTGTCGCAGGTCGCCAGCCTCGATCTGGTGCTGGGCCCGAACCAGATCAGTCGCGAGAACGGCAAGCGCGTGGTGATCGTCAGCGCCAATGTGCGCGGTCGCGACCTTGGCTCGTTTGTCGAAGAAGCAGGCACCACCATCGAAAACGGTGTGCAGATCCCGGCAGGCTATTGGACCAGTTGGGGCGGGCAGTTCGAACAACTGCAATCCGCTGCGAAACGCTTGCAGATCGTGGTGCCGGTGGCATTGCTGCTGGTCCTCGCGCTGCTGTTCATGATGTTCAACAACCTCAAAGACGGCCTGCTGGTCTTCACCGGCATCCCGTTCGCGTTAACCGGCGGCGTCATGGCCCTGTGGCTGCGCGACATTCCCCTGTCGATCTCCGCAGGCGTAGGCTTCATCGCCCTGTCGGGTGTTGCGGTACTGAACGGCCTGGTGATGATCGCTTTCATCCGCAGCCTGCGCGAAGAAGGCCGCTCGTTGCACGACGCCATCAACGAAGGCGCCATCACCCGCCTGCGCCCGGTACTGATGACTGCACTGGTCGCATCGCTGGGCTTCATCCCCATGGCCCTCGCTACAGGGACCGGCGCCGAAGTGCAGCGGCCACTGGCAACCGTGGTGATTGGCGGGATTCTGTCCTCGACGGCACTGACATTGCTGGTGTTGCCAGCGCTGTATCAGTGGGCGCATCGGCGGGAGGAGGAAGAGGAGTAA
- a CDS encoding heavy metal response regulator transcription factor, translating to MRILVVEDEPKTAEYMHQGLTESGYVVDIAATGLDGLYLAQHQAYDVVILDVNLPEMDGWEVLSRLRKTVNTRIMMVTARGRLEEKVKGLEMGADDYLVKPFEFPELLARVRTLMRRSEQTTTSKVLQVGDLELDQGRHRAFRGKQRIDLTTKEFALLHLLMRHSGEVMSRTQIISLVWDMNFDCDTNVVEVSIRRLRAKIDDPFETKLIHTLRGVGYVLEVRE from the coding sequence ATGCGAATCCTTGTCGTAGAGGACGAGCCGAAAACGGCCGAGTACATGCATCAAGGTCTGACCGAAAGTGGCTATGTCGTCGATATCGCCGCCACCGGGCTTGATGGGCTTTATCTCGCGCAGCATCAGGCTTACGACGTGGTGATTCTGGATGTGAACCTGCCGGAGATGGATGGCTGGGAAGTGTTGAGCCGGCTGAGGAAAACCGTCAACACGCGCATCATGATGGTCACGGCGCGGGGGCGGCTTGAGGAAAAAGTCAAAGGTCTGGAGATGGGCGCTGATGACTATCTGGTCAAGCCGTTCGAGTTTCCGGAACTGCTGGCCAGGGTCCGCACCCTGATGCGTCGCAGTGAGCAGACCACCACTTCCAAGGTGTTGCAGGTCGGCGACCTGGAGCTCGATCAAGGCCGACACCGGGCATTTCGCGGCAAGCAGCGCATCGACCTGACCACCAAGGAGTTTGCGCTCCTGCACCTGTTGATGCGCCACAGTGGTGAAGTCATGTCGCGTACCCAGATCATTTCGCTGGTCTGGGACATGAACTTTGATTGCGACACCAACGTGGTGGAAGTGTCGATCCGCCGCCTGCGAGCGAAGATCGATGATCCGTTCGAGACCAAGCTGATTCACACCCTGCGTGGCGTCGGTTACGTACTGGAAGTGCGTGAATGA
- a CDS encoding efflux RND transporter periplasmic adaptor subunit — MNNKRSIAIALAVVVIIGLGSLTVNQQMRPFAAETGSSGDGHSDQEHAHEPEEAHGEDNHDSEPKKPGAAAAEPAHEEEEGHIELTAEQIKAAGIELATAEPRQMSTTVTFPGEIRFDEDRTAHVVPRVSGVVESVKVDLGQAVKKGQVLAVIASQQISDQRSELNAAQRRQELARLTLQREKKLWEDKISAEQDYLQARQDFQEADINLANARQKISAIGASLSPSAGNRYELIAPFDAMVVEKHLGIGEMVNEASNAFTLSDLSRVWATFGVSPRDLDKVVVGRPVIVSAPDLNASVEGKIGYVGSLLGEQTRAAAVRVTLANPQGAWRPGLFVSVEVAAEQTGVAVSLPESAIQSIEDKPSVFVRNEEGFQLTPVTLGRRDGGHVEIVKGLAAGKQVASAGSFILKSELGKGSAEHAH; from the coding sequence ATGAATAACAAACGAAGCATTGCCATCGCGTTGGCGGTGGTGGTCATCATTGGTCTGGGCAGTCTGACAGTGAACCAGCAGATGCGGCCCTTCGCCGCTGAAACCGGCTCATCGGGCGATGGGCATTCAGACCAAGAGCACGCCCATGAACCGGAAGAGGCTCACGGCGAAGACAACCATGACAGTGAGCCGAAAAAACCGGGCGCTGCAGCCGCAGAGCCGGCCCACGAAGAAGAAGAGGGACACATCGAGCTGACTGCCGAGCAGATCAAGGCCGCTGGTATCGAGCTGGCAACCGCCGAGCCTCGGCAGATGAGCACGACCGTGACCTTCCCCGGTGAAATCCGCTTCGACGAGGACCGCACCGCGCATGTCGTGCCTCGGGTCAGCGGCGTGGTCGAATCGGTCAAGGTCGATCTGGGTCAGGCGGTGAAAAAAGGCCAGGTGCTGGCGGTGATTGCCAGCCAGCAGATCTCGGATCAACGCAGCGAACTGAACGCCGCCCAGCGCCGTCAGGAACTGGCACGCCTGACCCTGCAACGCGAGAAGAAGCTGTGGGAAGACAAGATTTCTGCCGAGCAGGACTACCTGCAAGCGCGCCAGGACTTTCAGGAAGCCGACATCAACCTCGCCAACGCCCGGCAGAAGATCAGCGCCATCGGTGCCAGTCTCAGCCCTTCCGCAGGCAATCGCTACGAACTGATCGCCCCCTTCGACGCTATGGTCGTGGAAAAACACCTCGGCATCGGCGAGATGGTCAACGAAGCGAGCAACGCGTTCACCCTGTCGGATCTGTCCCGTGTCTGGGCCACGTTTGGCGTATCGCCAAGGGATCTGGACAAGGTGGTCGTCGGGCGTCCGGTGATTGTCAGTGCGCCTGATCTGAACGCGAGCGTCGAAGGCAAGATCGGTTATGTCGGCAGCCTGCTGGGCGAGCAGACCCGTGCCGCCGCTGTGCGCGTGACGCTTGCCAACCCGCAGGGCGCCTGGCGTCCAGGCCTGTTCGTATCAGTAGAGGTCGCCGCCGAACAGACCGGTGTAGCGGTCAGCCTGCCCGAGTCCGCCATCCAGTCGATTGAAGACAAGCCATCGGTCTTCGTGCGCAACGAAGAAGGTTTTCAGCTGACGCCCGTCACGCTTGGCCGCCGCGACGGCGGTCATGTGGAAATCGTCAAAGGCCTGGCCGCCGGTAAGCAAGTGGCCTCCGCTGGCAGCTTCATCCTCAAGTCGGAGCTGGGCAAAGGCTCCGCCGAGCACGCCCATTGA
- a CDS encoding OprD family porin, which produces MTQLRTLSLALCSTFAGITPFAALAEEQKEGFIEGSTLTVLNRNFYMNRDHRNGESSPTGNGYSEAWAQGIIGRFQSGFTQGTFGVGVDAFAMIGIKLDTGDGRNGGRSAFDVLPVDGQGNARDEYSKVGGSLKARAFDTVVNVGDVFPSTPVVAFGDSRLLPESFRGVTAINNSISGLTLQGGRLHSMSQPVSSNMRDGFVTFYGGAVDSPWVAYFGGDYQATDALSLGLYTSRLKDAWDQKYASASYVLPLSDDLSLTSSLNYYNATDEGKKLLGEFDNDIWSAKVALQYGAHTLSLSHQRNEGDDDFDYLRQSDSIYLANSIQYSDFNSPKERSWMLTYNLDMSTFGVPGLSFMTRYGKGTDADYSNANSTYMRRDAQGNPLTDQKRWERNIEAKYIVQTGSLKDLSLRVRQATTRATAFESDLDEVRVIVEYPLSVL; this is translated from the coding sequence CCCTGTGTTCGACCTTCGCAGGTATAACGCCTTTTGCGGCACTTGCGGAAGAGCAGAAAGAAGGCTTCATCGAAGGCAGTACGCTGACCGTACTCAACCGCAACTTCTACATGAACCGGGATCACCGCAACGGCGAGTCCAGCCCTACCGGCAACGGCTACTCCGAAGCCTGGGCGCAGGGCATCATCGGGCGCTTCCAGTCAGGCTTCACCCAGGGTACGTTCGGCGTCGGGGTCGATGCCTTTGCCATGATCGGCATCAAGCTCGACACCGGTGATGGACGCAATGGCGGGCGCAGCGCATTCGATGTGCTGCCGGTCGATGGGCAAGGCAATGCCCGCGACGAGTACAGCAAAGTCGGCGGCTCGCTGAAGGCCAGGGCCTTCGACACCGTCGTCAATGTGGGCGATGTTTTCCCCTCGACGCCGGTGGTTGCATTCGGTGATTCGCGCCTGCTGCCGGAAAGCTTTCGTGGCGTCACGGCGATCAACAACAGCATCAGCGGTCTGACCCTGCAAGGCGGTCGCTTGCACTCCATGAGCCAGCCGGTCTCCAGCAACATGCGCGACGGCTTCGTGACCTTCTACGGCGGCGCGGTCGACTCTCCCTGGGTTGCCTACTTCGGCGGTGATTACCAGGCCACCGACGCACTGAGCCTTGGCCTCTACACCAGCCGCCTGAAAGACGCCTGGGATCAGAAATACGCCTCGGCCTCCTACGTGCTGCCGCTCTCCGATGACCTGTCGCTGACCAGCAGCCTGAACTACTACAACGCTACCGATGAAGGCAAAAAGCTGCTCGGCGAATTCGACAACGACATCTGGAGTGCGAAAGTCGCCCTGCAATACGGCGCGCACACCCTGTCGCTGTCGCACCAGCGCAACGAAGGCGATGACGATTTCGACTACCTCAGGCAGTCCGATTCCATTTACCTGGCCAACTCCATCCAGTACAGCGACTTCAACTCGCCCAAAGAGCGTTCATGGATGCTCACTTACAACCTCGACATGTCCACCTTCGGCGTCCCCGGCCTGTCGTTCATGACCCGCTACGGCAAAGGCACCGACGCCGACTACTCCAACGCCAACAGCACCTACATGCGCCGCGATGCACAAGGCAACCCGCTGACCGATCAGAAACGCTGGGAGCGCAATATCGAAGCCAAATACATCGTGCAGACCGGCTCGCTGAAAGACCTGTCGTTGCGCGTGCGCCAGGCGACGACCCGGGCTACGGCGTTTGAATCGGACCTGGATGAAGTGCGGGTGATTGTGGAGTATCCGTTGAGCGTGCTTTGA